From a region of the Methanofollis sp. genome:
- a CDS encoding 30S ribosomal protein S27ae, translated as MAAAKKAAPTAVKRSAYFSVEGDKAVPQRKYCPRCGVGVFMAQHKGRLACGKCGYTEFSE; from the coding sequence ATGGCGGCGGCGAAGAAGGCTGCACCGACTGCAGTAAAGCGCAGCGCCTATTTCTCGGTCGAGGGTGACAAGGCAGTGCCACAGCGGAAGTACTGTCCCCGTTGCGGGGTGGGCGTCTTTATGGCCCAGCACAAGGGTCGCCTTGCCTGCGGGAAGTGCGGCTATACTGAGTTTTCAGAATAA
- a CDS encoding 30S ribosomal protein S24e — protein sequence MEFEITRDYRNELLSRREVHFTLTYDGATPSRAQILGKMAALLNVKESLTVLDSTKKQFGMMELRGVARIYDDEENLKMTEREYLLKRGAPKAEGAE from the coding sequence ATGGAATTTGAGATCACCCGTGACTACCGGAATGAACTTCTGAGCCGGAGGGAAGTGCATTTTACCCTTACCTACGACGGCGCAACACCTTCGAGGGCCCAGATCCTCGGAAAAATGGCTGCCCTCCTGAATGTCAAGGAAAGCCTGACGGTGCTCGACTCAACGAAGAAGCAGTTCGGCATGATGGAACTCCGGGGCGTCGCCAGGATCTATGACGACGAGGAGAACCTGAAGATGACCGAGCGCGAGTACCTCCTCAAGAGGGGCGCCCCGAAGGCAGAGGGGGCCGAGTAA
- a CDS encoding bifunctional N(6)-L-threonylcarbamoyladenine synthase/serine/threonine protein kinase: MQKGGKVLGIEGTAWNLSAAIFGEDLVSLYSSPYQPPSGGIHPREAAQHHASAMREVISRVLTDPDEITAVAFSQGPGLGPCLRTVATAARALALALDVPLVGVNHCVAHVEIGRWATGCRDPITLYVSGANTQVLGYLNGRYRIFGETLDIGLGNGLDKFARSKDFPHPGGPKIEALARGGRYIDLPYTVKGMDLAFSGLISAAQESKADIEDVCHSLQETAFGMCVEVTERALAQAGKDEVLLVGGVAANGRLREMLKTMCEERGAELFVPERQFCGDNGAMIAYTGRIMLESGATIPVEASRANSHYRANEVDVVWRHGEVLRLVEEGPRRGAEAIVTIDDDTVMKRRVSKSYRVAALDTRLITERTRAEARLIAAARKTGVSTPILFDVTGDTIMMERVEGTILRDATTPENIERAGVAVGRLHAAGIVHGDLTTSNMIERDGRCVLIDFGLAHSSSEIEDRGVDLHVLFQTLESTTENPDELKEAFLRGYATALPGAERIAEREEEIERRGRYL; encoded by the coding sequence ATGCAGAAGGGCGGAAAGGTACTGGGTATTGAGGGGACGGCCTGGAACCTCAGTGCCGCTATTTTCGGCGAGGATCTTGTTTCCCTCTACTCCAGTCCGTATCAGCCTCCGAGCGGTGGGATTCACCCGCGGGAGGCCGCCCAGCACCATGCCTCCGCGATGCGGGAGGTCATCTCCCGCGTGCTCACGGATCCGGACGAGATCACGGCGGTGGCCTTCTCGCAGGGGCCGGGGCTTGGCCCCTGCCTGCGGACTGTGGCGACGGCGGCGAGAGCTCTTGCCCTCGCCCTCGACGTGCCTCTGGTCGGGGTAAACCACTGTGTGGCGCATGTCGAGATCGGCCGGTGGGCGACCGGGTGCAGGGACCCGATCACCCTGTATGTCTCGGGAGCGAATACCCAGGTGCTCGGCTACCTGAACGGCCGGTACCGCATCTTCGGCGAAACCCTGGACATCGGGCTCGGGAACGGGCTGGACAAGTTTGCCCGGAGTAAGGACTTCCCCCATCCTGGCGGGCCGAAGATCGAGGCACTCGCCCGCGGCGGGCGGTATATCGACCTGCCCTATACGGTGAAGGGAATGGACCTCGCCTTTTCCGGCCTGATCTCCGCCGCACAGGAGAGCAAGGCCGACATCGAGGACGTCTGCCACTCTCTCCAGGAGACGGCCTTCGGGATGTGTGTCGAGGTGACCGAACGGGCCCTTGCCCAGGCAGGTAAGGACGAGGTGCTCCTGGTCGGCGGTGTCGCCGCAAACGGGCGTCTCCGCGAGATGCTGAAGACGATGTGCGAGGAGAGGGGCGCCGAACTCTTCGTGCCCGAGCGGCAGTTCTGCGGCGATAATGGTGCGATGATCGCCTACACAGGCCGCATCATGCTGGAGAGCGGGGCGACGATCCCGGTCGAGGCGTCGCGGGCGAACTCCCACTACCGCGCCAATGAGGTGGACGTGGTCTGGCGGCACGGCGAGGTGCTGCGCCTGGTCGAGGAGGGGCCGCGCCGGGGCGCGGAGGCGATCGTGACGATCGACGATGACACGGTGATGAAGAGGCGTGTCTCGAAGTCGTACAGGGTCGCGGCCCTGGATACCCGCCTGATCACGGAGAGGACGCGGGCCGAGGCGCGGCTGATCGCCGCGGCCAGGAAGACCGGGGTGTCGACGCCGATCCTCTTTGATGTCACCGGCGACACGATCATGATGGAGAGGGTCGAGGGGACGATCCTGCGGGACGCCACGACACCGGAGAACATAGAACGCGCCGGCGTCGCGGTCGGCCGCCTCCATGCCGCCGGGATCGTCCACGGCGACCTGACGACCTCAAACATGATCGAGAGGGACGGCAGGTGCGTGCTCATCGACTTCGGACTTGCCCATTCGTCCTCCGAGATCGAGGACCGCGGCGTGGACCTCCACGTGCTCTTCCAGACGCTGGAGAGCACGACAGAGAACCCCGACGAGTTGAAGGAGGCCTTCCTCCGCGGCTATGCCACGGCCCTCCCCGGGGCTGAGCGTATCGCCGAGCGCGAGGAAGAGATCGAGAGGCGGGGGCGGTACCTCTGA